From a single Okeanomitos corallinicola TIOX110 genomic region:
- a CDS encoding glycosyltransferase family 39 protein has translation MRLKLSDRQSVDQWFNHIEKRPALAVTMAIVWLLLINFFAFGWNLGNIGLIDETEPLFAEASRQMLVTGDWITPFFNSETRFDKPALIYWCQAIAYSIMGVNEWAARIPSALAATAVTALAFYVVQWYFAEKDKLEQTEKPARRYLTAATASALIALNPEMIVWGRVGVSDMLLTGCIASALLCFFLGYAQNSVPARFPNQWYLASYVLMAGAILTKGPVGIVLPGLIMIIFGVYLGKFWQLWREMRPILGLFLVFLISAPWYILVTWRNGWNFINAFFGYHNIERFTEVVNGHSAPWYFYFLVVLLGFAPYSVFIPAAITRLKFWRRSQIIGQERSQHLDLFVCIWFLGVFGFFTIAVTKLPSYVLPLMPAAAILVALFWSDLFTGRQTEKSFRISSWVNVALLSTIAVASFNVPRLVGTDPAAPELYQKIQNLGITNLGGIIWLIAAMAIATLIIIHRFRPIIAINVIGFIVFLSFVLMPALFLMDSERQLPLRQLSAIAVAEKQPNEEFVMVGFKKPTVTFYSQKTVNYMKFAQEAVDHINQETAKDNHPPSILMLTEQKKLIEMNLPPDHYKNITTKGAYNLIRIPLQRIKQDQKDKMDIL, from the coding sequence ATGAGGCTAAAATTGAGCGATCGCCAATCTGTTGATCAATGGTTTAATCACATAGAAAAACGTCCAGCCCTTGCTGTGACTATGGCCATTGTCTGGTTACTGTTGATAAATTTCTTCGCTTTTGGCTGGAATTTGGGCAATATCGGTTTAATTGACGAAACTGAGCCACTTTTTGCCGAAGCTTCCCGACAAATGTTAGTAACAGGTGACTGGATCACACCTTTTTTCAATAGTGAAACTCGGTTTGACAAACCAGCATTAATTTATTGGTGTCAAGCGATCGCCTACTCAATCATGGGTGTAAATGAATGGGCCGCACGTATCCCATCCGCATTAGCAGCTACAGCCGTAACAGCTTTGGCTTTCTATGTAGTTCAGTGGTATTTTGCTGAAAAAGACAAACTAGAACAAACAGAAAAACCCGCTCGTCGTTACCTCACAGCCGCCACAGCATCGGCTTTAATAGCACTCAACCCAGAAATGATCGTTTGGGGTAGAGTTGGCGTTTCTGATATGTTACTGACCGGTTGCATCGCCTCAGCTTTATTATGTTTCTTCCTGGGATACGCTCAAAATTCCGTCCCTGCCCGTTTTCCTAATCAATGGTATTTAGCTTCCTATGTGTTAATGGCAGGAGCAATTTTAACCAAGGGGCCAGTGGGAATAGTTTTACCAGGTTTAATCATGATCATCTTTGGGGTGTACCTGGGTAAATTTTGGCAACTGTGGCGAGAAATGCGCCCGATTTTGGGACTATTTCTAGTATTCCTGATTTCTGCTCCCTGGTACATCTTGGTGACTTGGCGTAATGGCTGGAATTTCATTAATGCCTTTTTTGGCTATCACAACATCGAACGCTTTACAGAGGTAGTTAACGGTCACTCAGCCCCTTGGTATTTTTACTTTTTAGTTGTGTTATTGGGGTTTGCACCCTATTCGGTATTTATTCCTGCGGCCATAACGAGATTAAAATTTTGGCGGCGATCGCAAATCATCGGCCAAGAACGTTCTCAACACTTAGATTTATTTGTCTGTATTTGGTTTTTGGGTGTATTTGGCTTTTTTACCATCGCTGTCACCAAACTTCCCAGTTATGTATTACCCTTAATGCCAGCAGCAGCTATTTTAGTAGCTTTGTTTTGGAGTGATTTATTTACAGGTAGACAAACAGAAAAATCTTTCCGCATCAGTAGTTGGGTAAATGTGGCTTTATTGTCAACAATAGCCGTAGCATCATTTAATGTTCCCCGCTTAGTAGGAACAGATCCTGCTGCACCAGAACTTTATCAAAAAATTCAAAACTTAGGAATTACAAATTTAGGGGGGATAATTTGGTTAATTGCGGCCATGGCGATCGCTACTTTAATCATAATTCATCGCTTCCGTCCTATCATCGCTATTAATGTCATCGGATTTATTGTCTTTCTCTCTTTTGTATTAATGCCAGCCTTGTTTTTAATGGATTCAGAACGTCAACTACCATTAAGACAATTATCTGCGATCGCTGTCGCAGAAAAACAACCCAACGAAGAATTTGTCATGGTAGGTTTCAAAAAACCAACGGTAACTTTCTACAGTCAAAAAACCGTTAATTACATGAAATTTGCCCAAGAAGCAGTAGATCACATTAATCAAGAAACAGCTAAAGACAATCATCCCCCATCAATACTAATGTTGACAGAACAGAAAAAATTAATTGAAATGAACCTACCACCGGATCATTACAAAAACATCACTACAAAAGGAGCTTATAACTTAATTCGTATTCCTTTACAGAGAATTAAACAAGATCAAAAAGACAAAATGGATATCTTGTAA
- the groL gene encoding chaperonin GroEL (60 kDa chaperone family; promotes refolding of misfolded polypeptides especially under stressful conditions; forms two stacked rings of heptamers to form a barrel-shaped 14mer; ends can be capped by GroES; misfolded proteins enter the barrel where they are refolded when GroES binds), which translates to MAKRIIYNENARRALERGIDILAEAVAVTLGPKGRNVVLEKKFGAPQIVNDGVTIAKEIELEDHIENTGVALIRQAASKTNDAAGDGTTTATVLAHAIVKEGLRNVAAGANAILLKRGIDKATAFLVEKIAEHARPVEDSKSIAQVGAISAGNDEEVGSMIAQAMDKVGKEGVISLEEGKSMTTELEITEGMRFDKGYISPYFATDAERMETVFDEPYILLTDKKIALVQDLVPVLEQVARSGRPLVIIAEDIEKEALATLVVNRLRGVLNVAAVKAPGFGDRRKAMLEDIATLTGGQLVTEDAGLKLDNTKLESLGKARRITITKDTTTIVAEGNDVAVKARCEQIRRQMEETESSYDKEKLQERLAKLSGGVAVVKVGAATETEMKDKKLRLEDAINATKAAVEEGIVPGGGTTLAHLSPQLETWANSNLKNEELTGALIVARALPAPLKRIAENAGQNGAVIAERVKEKDFNIGFNAATNEFVDMLEAGIVDPAKVTRSALQNAASIAGMVLTTECIVVDKPEPKDGAPAAGAGMGGGDFDY; encoded by the coding sequence ATGGCAAAGCGCATTATTTACAACGAAAACGCCCGTCGCGCCCTTGAGCGTGGTATTGATATTCTGGCTGAAGCTGTTGCTGTCACCCTTGGTCCCAAAGGACGTAACGTAGTTCTAGAGAAGAAATTTGGCGCACCACAAATCGTTAATGATGGTGTCACTATTGCTAAAGAAATTGAATTAGAAGACCATATTGAAAATACTGGCGTAGCTTTGATTCGTCAAGCTGCTTCCAAAACTAATGATGCTGCTGGTGATGGTACAACCACAGCTACCGTTTTGGCTCACGCAATTGTTAAAGAAGGCTTACGTAACGTAGCTGCTGGTGCTAACGCAATTCTTCTGAAGCGCGGTATTGATAAAGCTACTGCGTTCTTGGTAGAAAAAATTGCTGAACACGCTCGTCCGGTAGAAGATTCTAAATCTATCGCTCAAGTTGGTGCTATCTCTGCTGGTAACGATGAAGAAGTTGGCAGCATGATTGCTCAAGCGATGGATAAGGTGGGTAAAGAAGGTGTAATTTCCTTGGAAGAAGGAAAGTCCATGACCACCGAATTAGAAATTACCGAAGGTATGCGTTTTGATAAGGGTTATATTTCCCCTTACTTCGCTACCGATGCAGAACGGATGGAAACCGTTTTTGATGAGCCTTACATCCTGTTAACTGATAAGAAAATTGCTTTAGTTCAAGATTTAGTACCTGTACTTGAACAAGTAGCTCGTTCCGGTCGTCCTTTGGTAATTATTGCTGAAGACATCGAGAAAGAAGCTTTAGCTACTTTGGTTGTGAACCGTTTACGCGGTGTACTTAACGTTGCGGCTGTGAAAGCTCCTGGTTTTGGCGATCGCCGTAAAGCAATGTTGGAAGATATTGCAACCCTCACCGGTGGTCAATTAGTCACCGAAGATGCTGGTTTGAAACTAGATAACACCAAACTAGAAAGCTTAGGTAAAGCTCGCCGCATCACTATCACCAAAGATACTACCACCATCGTTGCTGAAGGTAATGATGTTGCTGTGAAAGCACGTTGTGAACAAATCCGTCGTCAAATGGAAGAAACCGAATCTTCCTATGACAAGGAAAAATTACAAGAACGTTTAGCTAAATTGTCCGGTGGTGTAGCTGTAGTTAAAGTTGGTGCAGCGACCGAAACCGAAATGAAAGACAAAAAGCTACGCTTGGAAGATGCGATCAACGCAACCAAAGCTGCTGTAGAAGAAGGTATTGTTCCTGGTGGTGGTACAACCCTAGCTCACTTATCTCCTCAGTTGGAAACTTGGGCTAACAGCAACCTCAAAAATGAAGAGTTGACTGGTGCTTTAATTGTCGCTCGTGCTTTACCTGCTCCTCTGAAGAGAATTGCCGAAAACGCTGGTCAAAACGGCGCTGTAATTGCTGAAAGAGTGAAAGAGAAGGATTTCAACATTGGTTTCAACGCTGCTACCAACGAGTTCGTTGATATGTTAGAAGCTGGTATTGTTGACCCTGCTAAAGTTACTCGTTCTGCATTGCAAAACGCTGCTTCTATCGCAGGTATGGTGTTGACAACCGAGTGTATTGTTGTTGATAAACCAGAACCTAAAGATGGCGCTCCTGCTGCTGGCGCTGGTATGGGTGGCGGAGACTTCGATTACTAA
- the groES gene encoding co-chaperone GroES, producing MAAVSLSVSTVKPLGDRVFVKVTAAEEKTAGGLYLPETAKEKPQVGEVVNLGPGKRNDDGSRQEMEIKVGDKVLYSKYAGTDVKLGTEEYVLLSEKDILAVVS from the coding sequence ATGGCAGCTGTATCTCTAAGCGTATCTACAGTTAAACCCTTGGGCGATCGCGTTTTCGTAAAAGTGACCGCCGCTGAAGAAAAGACCGCAGGTGGTTTGTATTTGCCCGAAACCGCTAAGGAAAAACCCCAAGTCGGCGAAGTAGTAAATCTTGGCCCTGGCAAGCGTAACGATGACGGTAGCCGCCAAGAAATGGAAATTAAAGTAGGCGATAAAGTGCTGTACTCCAAGTATGCTGGCACTGACGTTAAGCTTGGCACTGAAGAATATGTACTGCTTTCTGAGAAAGATATTCTAGCAGTAGTCAGCTAA
- a CDS encoding response regulator transcription factor, translating to MDRNTTTANDMKESSMKDHKRLLLIDDDPNLILLVKDYLEFRGYEVITAENGRAALDILEHDVPDMIICDVMMPEMDGYTFVEQVRQNERTSWIPVLFLSAKGQSADRVKGLNKGADVYMVKPFEPEELVAQVESSLKQTIRWKEHQTKGGENGSRIQVPFDVQLTPTELKVVQFVARGLANREIAEELNVSQRTVESHVSNMLGKTNLHNRTELARWAIENQMA from the coding sequence ATGGATAGAAACACGACAACTGCCAATGATATGAAAGAGTCCAGTATGAAAGATCACAAACGACTTCTATTAATTGATGACGACCCTAACCTCATTTTGTTGGTGAAGGATTACTTAGAATTCCGTGGCTATGAAGTTATCACCGCTGAAAACGGACGAGCTGCTTTGGATATTCTAGAACATGATGTTCCAGATATGATTATCTGTGACGTGATGATGCCAGAAATGGACGGTTACACTTTTGTAGAACAAGTCCGGCAAAATGAACGTACTAGCTGGATACCTGTTCTTTTTCTCTCTGCTAAGGGACAAAGTGCAGACCGAGTTAAAGGTCTTAACAAAGGTGCTGACGTTTATATGGTTAAGCCCTTTGAACCTGAAGAACTCGTAGCACAGGTAGAATCTTCCCTGAAGCAAACTATCCGTTGGAAAGAACATCAAACCAAGGGAGGAGAAAACGGCTCTCGCATTCAAGTTCCTTTTGATGTCCAGTTAACTCCCACTGAACTGAAAGTGGTACAGTTTGTTGCCAGAGGTTTAGCTAACCGAGAAATCGCTGAGGAATTAAATGTTAGTCAGCGTACAGTTGAGAGCCATGTTTCCAATATGTTGGGTAAAACCAATCTCCACAACCGTACTGAATTAGCACGGTGGGCGATTGAAAATCAAATGGCTTAA
- a CDS encoding CDGSH iron-sulfur domain-containing protein, with protein sequence MTKPVIADKKPAVLELEAGTYYWCTCGQSKNQPFCDGGHQGTEFTPQAFELTEKKKVALCQCKVTNNPPFCDGAHSKL encoded by the coding sequence ATGACTAAACCTGTAATTGCTGATAAAAAACCTGCTGTTTTAGAACTAGAAGCAGGTACTTATTACTGGTGTACCTGTGGACAATCTAAAAATCAACCTTTTTGTGATGGTGGCCATCAAGGCACAGAATTTACACCCCAAGCATTTGAATTAACTGAAAAGAAAAAAGTTGCCTTGTGTCAATGTAAAGTAACTAACAATCCCCCATTTTGTGATGGCGCTCATTCTAAACTTTAA
- a CDS encoding helix-turn-helix domain-containing protein, which produces MKAELEQNNATNRLTCEVETTIKIIGGRWKVLIIRELISETKRFGELQRALYGITQKMLTQQLRELEEDGIVHREIHAQIPPKVEYSLTPLGESLKPILYAMHDWAVQNLSHTNDHNS; this is translated from the coding sequence ATGAAAGCCGAATTAGAACAAAATAATGCAACAAATAGACTAACTTGTGAAGTGGAAACCACTATCAAAATTATTGGTGGACGCTGGAAAGTATTAATCATCAGAGAATTAATTTCTGAAACTAAAAGATTTGGGGAATTACAACGTGCTTTATATGGAATTACTCAAAAGATGCTTACTCAGCAACTCAGAGAACTGGAAGAAGATGGGATAGTACATCGAGAAATTCACGCACAAATACCTCCTAAAGTAGAATATTCTCTCACTCCTCTGGGAGAAAGTCTAAAACCTATTCTCTATGCAATGCACGATTGGGCAGTTCAAAATTTATCTCACACGAATGATCATAATTCATAA
- a CDS encoding VWA domain-containing protein — protein sequence MLENRDYTLIIDKSGSMATPDQKGGKTRWFVAQESTLALASKCEQLDPDGITIYLFSGRFKRFENVTSSKVVQIFQENDPSGTTDLAGVLKHATDDYFQRKSSNQTKENGEIILVVTDGEPDDRKAVMKVIIEASRRMDRDEELGISFIQVGKDPQAMRFLKVLDDQLQSAGAKFDICDTVTMDDMEDISLSEVLLNAIND from the coding sequence ATGTTGGAAAATCGTGATTACACTTTAATTATAGACAAAAGTGGTAGCATGGCCACACCAGATCAAAAAGGCGGTAAAACTAGATGGTTTGTAGCCCAAGAATCTACTTTAGCTTTAGCAAGTAAATGTGAACAGTTAGATCCTGATGGCATAACTATTTATTTATTTTCCGGAAGATTTAAACGTTTTGAAAATGTTACATCTAGCAAGGTAGTACAAATTTTTCAAGAAAATGATCCTTCTGGAACTACTGATTTAGCAGGGGTATTAAAACACGCTACAGATGATTATTTTCAACGTAAATCTAGTAACCAAACTAAGGAAAATGGAGAAATAATTTTAGTTGTAACTGATGGTGAACCAGATGATCGTAAAGCAGTGATGAAAGTGATTATAGAAGCTTCTCGTCGTATGGATAGAGATGAAGAATTAGGTATTTCATTTATTCAAGTGGGTAAAGATCCCCAAGCTATGCGCTTTCTTAAAGTTCTAGATGATCAACTACAAAGTGCTGGGGCAAAATTTGATATTTGTGACACAGTAACAATGGATGATATGGAAGATATAAGTTTATCAGAAGTGCTACTAAATGCAATTAATGATTAA
- a CDS encoding VWA domain-containing protein, producing the protein MLENRDYTLIIDNSASMAKLNETGETSRWLALQESTLALARKCEEFDPDGITVYLFSRRFERFDHVTSAKVAQIFAEEIPADSTNLVGVLQDAINNYFSRKVTGKTKPNGEIILVITDGTQHNQQAVCEIIINATHKMDNEKELGISFIQVGSDSQATKFFQSLDDKLQSIGAKFDICDTIKLEDLQEISLTEVLMNAIND; encoded by the coding sequence ATGTTAGAGAACAGAGATTATACACTGATTATTGACAACAGTGCCAGTATGGCCAAACTGAATGAAACAGGTGAAACAAGCAGATGGTTGGCTTTACAGGAATCTACTTTAGCCTTAGCTCGTAAATGTGAAGAATTTGATCCCGACGGTATAACTGTTTATCTATTTTCTCGCAGATTTGAACGTTTTGATCATGTTACATCTGCCAAAGTAGCCCAGATTTTTGCAGAAGAAATACCTGCTGATTCAACCAATTTAGTAGGTGTACTGCAAGATGCCATTAATAATTATTTTTCCCGCAAAGTTACTGGTAAAACTAAACCTAACGGGGAAATAATTTTAGTTATAACTGACGGTACACAACATAATCAGCAAGCAGTCTGTGAAATCATTATTAATGCTACTCACAAAATGGATAATGAAAAAGAACTGGGAATTTCATTTATTCAAGTAGGTTCAGATTCTCAAGCCACAAAGTTTTTTCAATCTCTAGATGATAAATTACAAAGCATAGGGGCTAAATTTGATATTTGTGATACCATTAAATTAGAAGACTTACAAGAAATTAGTTTAACAGAAGTTTTGATGAATGCAATCAATGATTAA
- a CDS encoding VWA domain-containing protein: protein MMSDRDYTLIIDKSGSMSTPDQVGGKSRWDIAQESTLALARKAEQFDPDGITVYTFSGRFKRYENVTSAKVVQIFQENDPAGTTNLASVLQDALNNYFQRKAAGQTKANGDTILVVTDGEPDDRKAVFEVIISATRQMDKDEELGISMIQVGSDPQATKFLKALDDQLQSVGAKFDICDTVTLDDLEEMSLSDVLMNAITD from the coding sequence ATGATGAGCGATCGCGACTATACATTAATCATAGACAAAAGCGGTAGTATGTCTACGCCAGACCAAGTAGGTGGTAAGAGTAGATGGGATATCGCTCAAGAATCTACCCTAGCTTTAGCTAGAAAAGCAGAACAGTTTGACCCTGATGGGATTACAGTTTATACCTTTTCCGGGCGTTTTAAACGTTATGAAAATGTCACTTCTGCCAAAGTAGTTCAGATATTTCAGGAAAATGATCCTGCGGGGACAACCAACTTAGCTAGTGTATTGCAAGATGCTCTCAATAATTATTTTCAGCGGAAAGCTGCTGGTCAAACTAAGGCTAATGGAGACACAATTTTAGTTGTGACTGACGGTGAACCTGATGATCGTAAAGCTGTATTTGAAGTCATCATTAGTGCAACTCGGCAAATGGATAAAGATGAAGAATTAGGAATTTCTATGATTCAAGTTGGTTCAGATCCGCAAGCCACAAAATTTCTGAAAGCCTTAGATGATCAATTGCAAAGTGTTGGTGCTAAATTCGATATTTGTGATACCGTAACCTTAGATGATTTAGAAGAAATGAGTCTGTCTGACGTGTTAATGAATGCTATCACTGATTAA
- the trxA gene encoding thioredoxin — MTVTEITEATFKQEVLESDTPVLVDFWAPWCGPCRMLSPVVEEVAAEYDGQVKVVKLNTDKNPTVASHYGIRSIPTLMVFKGGRQIDTVVGAVPKATLAKTLAQYISV, encoded by the coding sequence ATGACTGTTACAGAAATCACAGAAGCTACATTTAAACAGGAAGTGTTAGAAAGTGATACTCCAGTTTTAGTGGATTTTTGGGCCCCTTGGTGTGGCCCTTGTAGAATGCTATCTCCCGTTGTTGAAGAAGTTGCGGCTGAATACGATGGCCAGGTAAAAGTGGTGAAACTGAACACAGATAAGAATCCCACTGTTGCTAGTCATTACGGTATTCGTAGCATTCCTACCTTAATGGTATTTAAGGGAGGTCGGCAAATTGACACAGTTGTAGGTGCAGTTCCAAAAGCTACTTTAGCTAAAACTCTAGCACAGTATATTTCCGTATAG
- the murF gene encoding UDP-N-acetylmuramoyl-tripeptide--D-alanyl-D-alanine ligase: protein MPGLASLSQLVEILSADSMNLSASALTQISCGIQTDTRILQPGEVFLALRGEKFDGHEFIQTAIAKGAIAAIVDYTYANSEYPVLKVSNTLKAYQQVARWWRDSFSIPVIGVTGSVGKTTTKELIAAVLGTQGKVHKTYSNFNNEIGVPKTLLELDVKADFAVIEMAMRGKGQIAELTEIARPNIGVITNTGTAHIELLGSEQAIAEAKCELLQEMPSDSVAILNYDSPLLMETAKKCWQGEVISYGFLGGDIQGNLIDNETIEVEGVNLPLPLPGRHNASNFLAALAVGKVLKIDWENLKSGIMVNMPGGRSQKFNLPNDIVVLDETYNAAPEAMLAALQLLADTPGKRKIAVLGAMKELGSRSLDLHQQVGEMVQKLGLDGLLVLADGKDAEMIANSAKDIPCECFTSHSDLVARLKSYVKSGDRLLFKAAHSVGLDKVVNQFKEGI, encoded by the coding sequence ATGCCTGGTTTGGCCTCTTTATCCCAATTGGTGGAAATTCTATCAGCCGATTCTATGAACTTATCTGCATCTGCTTTAACTCAAATCAGCTGCGGTATTCAAACAGACACAAGGATTTTACAACCTGGTGAAGTGTTTTTGGCGTTGCGTGGTGAAAAGTTTGATGGACATGAGTTTATACAAACTGCGATCGCGAAGGGTGCAATAGCAGCTATAGTTGATTATACTTATGCAAATTCTGAATATCCAGTATTAAAAGTTTCTAATACATTAAAAGCATATCAGCAAGTAGCCAGATGGTGGCGAGATTCCTTTTCCATTCCTGTGATTGGAGTAACGGGTTCAGTGGGTAAGACCACAACTAAAGAATTAATCGCCGCAGTATTAGGAACTCAAGGCAAAGTTCATAAAACCTATAGCAATTTTAATAATGAAATTGGTGTACCTAAAACCCTGTTAGAACTAGATGTTAAAGCTGATTTTGCCGTTATTGAAATGGCAATGCGAGGAAAAGGACAAATTGCAGAATTAACAGAAATTGCTAGACCAAATATCGGTGTCATTACTAATACGGGAACAGCACATATTGAGTTGCTAGGTTCAGAACAAGCGATTGCTGAAGCTAAATGTGAGTTATTACAAGAAATGCCTAGTGATAGTGTGGCAATTCTCAATTATGATAGTCCACTGTTAATGGAAACAGCGAAGAAATGTTGGCAAGGTGAAGTTATTAGTTATGGTTTTTTGGGTGGAGATATTCAAGGAAATTTAATTGATAACGAAACTATAGAAGTGGAGGGTGTGAATTTACCTTTGCCTTTACCTGGTCGCCATAATGCTAGTAATTTTTTAGCAGCTTTAGCAGTAGGGAAGGTCTTAAAAATTGATTGGGAAAATTTAAAATCTGGGATAATGGTAAATATGCCAGGAGGGCGATCTCAAAAGTTTAATTTACCTAATGATATTGTAGTTTTAGATGAGACTTATAATGCAGCCCCAGAAGCAATGTTAGCGGCTTTACAACTATTAGCAGATACTCCTGGAAAGCGAAAAATAGCTGTATTAGGAGCTATGAAAGAATTAGGATCAAGATCCCTAGATTTACATCAACAAGTAGGGGAAATGGTGCAAAAATTAGGTTTAGATGGTTTGTTAGTTTTGGCCGATGGTAAAGATGCAGAAATGATCGCTAACAGCGCGAAGGATATTCCCTGTGAATGTTTTACTTCTCATAGTGATTTAGTAGCGAGATTAAAGAGTTATGTAAAATCAGGCGATCGCCTATTATTTAAAGCTGCCCATTCTGTCGGTTTGGATAAAGTTGTGAATCAATTTAAGGAAGGGATTTAA